Genomic segment of Caretta caretta isolate rCarCar2 chromosome 4, rCarCar1.hap1, whole genome shotgun sequence:
AATTTGGTGTCATCCCCCAAACTTCAAAAATCAAGTTATCATGAAGTCTAGTGTCTGTGTTGTGCTGTGGTTctggtccccccgcccccgcagagGTCATGTCAGCTCCATATGCTACTGCTGATGAAATATGCGGTTCCTGTTTGTATGTTTAAAGGAAGCTACAGCTACGCAGTGAAGTGGAGAAAATATCAGACTCTCCTGGTGAGGAAACCACAGCAGAAATATaatatttaattgtatttaaGTTTGTGAAACTACTGAAATTTTACATTAACTTCCAATGTTCATTTAACCGTAATACAGCAAAACCATTGGGGTGGGGATAAAGCACTATACTTAGGTTTAGTATTTTGCAACCTGTCATAACTAGAAACACCATGACAGAGTAGAAGAAATATTCCCTGGGCCAGTAATCCTTTTCAGTCATGGttccacaagaaggatgtggaaaaattggaaagcgtctaGCGAAGGGcgaccaaaatgattagggggctggggcacatgacttaggaggagaggctgagggaactgggattatttagtctgcagaagagaagaatgaggggggatttgatagctgctttcaactacctgaaagggggttccaaagaggatggatttagactgttctcagtgggagcagatgacagaacaaggagtaatggtctcaagcagtggggaaggtttaggttgggtattaggagacactatttcactagaagggtggtgaagcactggaatgcattacctagggaggtggtggaatctccttccttagaggtttttaaggtcaggcttgacaaagccctggctggggtgatttagttggggattggtcctgctttgagcagggtggtcgactagatgacctcttgacgtcccttccagccctgatattctatgattcctacaGCCTAGATTTATTTAAAGATGGTTGATCTCTGCACAGTATTTAACAAACAAAATGGTTTATGCAGCTAGAATGGAGGAAATGCAATATTAAAACCAGTTTACTCTTATTCTCTGTATGCTTTGCTTTTAACACTTGTCATTGATGATACTATGTTGttgcagggggatgagggggcaAGGTGTGCTCCAGGAAAAAAACTCTTCAGCAGCTGACTGTATATAGCAGTAACTGGAGCTCAGAGAGCTCATGTCACAGAATAATAAAGTTTACTTGTTGCTTGCTTATGCTCCGTTTCAAGTCCTATAATTATGTGATGAAAACTCACCTTTTCGCCCTCTTTCTTTCAGAATTCTCGACTACTTTGCTCCCACCCCAGCAATGGCTGTGGACATAGCCATGCAGCTGTATCTGTGTTCTCCACCCTTGAGAAGAGAGAGATTTGCTTGTAAAATAgctccaaaaccaaacaaaccattaCGTCCCTGCATTCAGAACAGCAAGGCTGAGTTCAGTGAACCTGGAGAGGCAGCAACATCTCTCCAGGGAAATAGGGTAAAAAAGAGAGTTTCTTTTGCCGATAGCAGAGGCTTGGCTCTGACAATGGTTAAAGTGTTTTCAGAGTTTGATGACCCATTAGATATTCCATTCAACATCACAGAGTTAATAGACAATATTGTGGGTCTGACGACGGTAGAGAGGGACAACTTTGTCTTGGATTTCGTACAGCCTTCTGCAGACTACTTGGACTTCAGAAATCGCCTTCAGACGGATTTTGTCTGCCTGGAAAACTGCATGCTAAAGGATAAAGCTATTGTGGGCACAGTGAAGGTTAAGAATCTTGCTTTTGAGAAGACTGTGAGAATAAGGATGACATTTGACACTTGGAAAAGCTTCACAGACTATCCGTGCCAATATGTCAAGGACACTTACGCAGGTTCAGACAAGGACACATTTTCCTTTGATATCTGCTTGCCAGAGAGAATTCAGTCCCATGAAAGAATCGAGTTTGCAGTCTATTACGAGTGTGATGGGAAAGTGTATTGGGACAGCAACAGAGGCCTGAATTACAGGATCATACAGTCTGAACTGAAATCTGCTCGGGAAGTCTCGCAGCCTCAGGCTGGACCTGATTTTGGCATTGCCTTTGATCAATTTGGAAGTCCGAGGTGCTCCTATGGCTTGTTTCCTGAGTGGCCTAGCTACTCAGGGTATGAAAAGCTAGGACCTTACTACTAATAGAGGAACTGAGTCTTGATTCATTAACTATTGCTGTGCCTGTTGCAAGCTTGGGAATTGGCCTGAACGTGAAGTTTGCCAAAGGGCTGGGTAAATGACACTTTACATGGCAATGCAAAGCTCCATTGGGGTAGAGCAAGATGACTGTAACGTTCAGTGATCGCAAGTGGTTTTAATACCAGCTAAACAAGTGTCTTTTGCATCATGATAGTTACCCCCCAGATTCAACACTTGGAAACAGTTTGACAGAATGGGAGACCTCACTAGAGTTTCTGCCCAGTGCTGCTAGTCCTTTTCTGTATAATGCTGCTAGTCTCCTCCAGTTAAACACTTACTACTTCAGTGATTGCATTATTCACTTAGATATGTAGTAGTGTCCTGGGTTGCACATTAGGGTTGTTACAGGCTTAAGTATATTAAAGAGGGAGGCTTTTTTAACTATGCTCTACCACTTCTGTAGAACTATGCAAGTTGGCTTTGCCAGAAGACTATTTGACAGGTAATTTATACATGACAGAAGATATTAAAGCTAAACTAGCCTGCTTATGGCAAGAGGGGGACGTGAATGGCCCTTTCTCTCTGACCTTGTTACTGTGCTGGAGCCTTTCGGTTAGAGATGGAGAAGATTCTAGAAATGACACAATAACCATGACTAGAAGCTTTGCCTCATGCCATATTAGGAGAGATCTGCATTTATGGGAAGATACTGGTATGCTTAGTCACCAGTTCATCTgtaagatatttttatttaaatataacttGTGTAGTAAATTCATAGCGATTTGCCCATGTTGAGgagttgaattttttttcctttagaacTGTGTAGTATCCTTTGACTCatcaagtattttaaaaaacatttttaatggagGGGAAGAGCTCTTTGTCTGCAATTGTTAATATGCCCAGAAGGTCTTCCAGCCCCCCTGGAACTACTTGGGGAGTAACACTgaggattttttctttttaacttttaatCTTGCAGATGCTGAAAGATCACCATTCTGTTCTCAGTATGTGTCTCTATTAACTGCCTTACTGTGCCTGGGGAGTGCAGCAGCTTCTACTTGTAGTGCTAATGTAAAATGAGCTTTCATTCTGTGAGGAAACCGGGTGCCAAAGGGTTCGTGCATGAGTCTGCATGGACAGTCAGTACGTTGCATGTTTGTGAATTTGTTTATTTCTGTAGCGGGTTTGAAACTTGATAAACAGACCTCGCTGCTGCTGCTTGTCATGTCCTATGAAGACAGTTTATTTGGGAGACTAACTTTTTAGTGCGGTGTGAGTGCCTTGTACAATATCACGGCAGTGGCTTGAACTACAAAGGTTTCTGAAATGTGACTGCTAGCTTTTCAAAAGTTCTGAAAGTTTGTATTAATCCAAGTCAACTGTTTTGTCTAAAACTTGTCTCACTAGAATGGATGTGTTGctttttgttcagttttcatGCTAGAATGGGTTCACTTAGATTGGTAGAACACCAGACTTGCACTGTAATTACATATTGAGCTGTCACAGCTGTATCTTGTATTGACATTGTAGAAGCTATCACAATTTTAACCTCGTAAGTGCACACATTGGCCTTCGGTGCTATTTCCATACAACATGTAGTTCTGCCCAAGAAAACGGATCTCACAAGGGCATGAGATGCCATCATTGCTCTTGTTGTTGAAAAGGGAGATCTGTTGCTTTAGAGGGGAGAGTACCATGGCTTGTTTTGGCGGTGAGGTGAATTGCAAAGGACAGTCATTTTAGGTACTTCCAGAGAGAAAGTAGCTAAATTACTCACTTCAGTCATTAAGCCAATGTCTTGCTATTCGAGCAGAATAACTTATTTCATATACTTCAATGGAATAATTCAAATGGGGTTTAATATTTCCAGATATTCTATTTTTCTAGAACACAACCTTTATATATTTTGGCACATACCCAGTATTTGTGTTTAGGAGGGCCTGGGAAGAAGCAAATGGCTATGCTAttctcaaaaattaaaaaattgcttttaaaaacatcACTTCTTTAATTCTGGAGACCACAGTACAAAACACTTCTACGCTGTCCTATAATTTTAGGAGATAATGTACCCAACCTTCTATTAGACATGATTGAGTAAGAACAATGAGCTTACAGAAAGAATGCATAGCTTTCTGATCTTTGCATCAATGTATTGGGCTGTGAAAAGCATTATTGTACTTGGTCATTAATTTCAGGCATTAAATTGACACTGTGTATGTAAACATAGGTTGCACAGGCTTCATTCACTAATTTGAAAAGTCTGTTTCTTGAATTTCTGTTTGATAAGTTAAATAGTGTCCTCCATAAAGTTGTCTTTAGGAAAGACTTATCCAAGTTTGGTTTAAAATCATTCTTTGATTTCCAAAGGCCGGCTGTGAATGGGTCAGGGGTTTAGCATTATTAGGATTTAAAGGTATGGTTGTTTTTAGCTAACATGTTCTAAAAATCTAGTGTACAGCTACAACTTTTAGCTAACCTATTCTAGCACAGCTTTGGATCCTAACCATGACTCCCTAAAATGCAACAGTGATGTGTTCTGTAGTGCCATGGGAGTAGTGTGCTTTTATTTCCTCCTCTGGTGGTACAATGAAGGGGCCATGCGTACCAGCCAATGGAAGCAATGTGTACTGCAGTGGATGGGAAAAAGCTCTGGAAGTTGTGACATACGCTTTGACGCTGTGTAAGCATTGTGCTGGGAATTGACTCTTTGACCAATGATgattctaaaaaataaaaaaggtaacTTTTTGGAGCTTTCCTCTTCACACTTTTCTTTCGCCAATGTGAATGTAGAAGTGAGACATTGCTGTCCTTGTTTTATGCCTGGAAGTGCCTTGTTAAGCTATTTTTGCAtgtttgtgtcttttaaaatgtttttgtacaCAAAGTTCAAGGTGAAAAATGCACTTTATAATCACAAATGAATGGATTATTCTCTTTTAAAAGAACAATGGTTTGTTTTTAtctgaaagtgaaaataaaagtAGAGCGGAAGGTGCCTGGTTGTTATCTTTGTATCGTTGCCAGGAGACAGAACTTTATCTTAACCACAGGGTATGAGGATGGGAACACCTGCAAATCAGACAAGCCTCTTTGGAGGGAGAGGGCAATACACATCAACATCTGACTTAACCACTTACCATGGGAAGGAATTGCCTTTTCCTTCGACCTTGGATTTAGAAATGTTACTCATAGAACTTTTTTCCTAGTGGAGCTGTTGACTTTGAGGGCTCAATCTGTCTTCTCTTCTGCTTCAGTTGTATAATATGCCAAGTGCACTAGAAATACTAGCTATTCTCAGGAAGTATTTGTCATTCGGGGAAGAATAAAGGATTGATTATTCTTATCCCTAACTTTTCACCAGCTATATTGAGCCTTTTGGAGACTATAGTACTTCTCATTGGGGTTCAATGTACGAAGAAAACTCTATCTAGAGCACTGAATTTATAATTTTAATCTAATAAATGGCAATTAACTACTGCTTGACTTATTTTACAATTAAAGTTGCACATGCAAACTTCATGCTATCATGAGTTGTAATGTTTATCTTGCAAAGTGACTGCAGTCCCACGCATACCATATTAACTCCTTTTTtccctctgaaaccagaaatttaCTGAGCATTAAAGTGGGCATTGGGAAGGTTTCTTCTTAATAATGCTAAGCTTTTCAGACTTTTCCAGCACTTCAAATATCTACATGTTGTACTCTCCTGAGTCATACTGAGGTCTCCTCCAGGTTCCTAGGATGTGGAAGTGAAAGATTCAAAAGTAAATGCTGGCTATCTGAATTATTCCGACAGTGGATGCTCCTTATCCATGCTGAAAGCAAAAATTTAGAGTTAAGGAAAATAACCAGATCAGAAAACCAAACTCTGGGCTGACGGCTTCATCTGAGCATAATACTGGCTAGTCCTTCGGGAGTCTCTCAGTTGGAGGGAGGTATTAAATCAGGGGAAAGCTACTTGCTCTCATTTCAACCAGATTTCCTTGATTTATGGTATAAATACACAACTGATCACAGTATTGAGAAGTCCCAAGTTTCAGCAAAATGAAAGGCAGCGCAAGGAGGTTAAAGCTTTGTGCAAGTAACACTAAAAAACCCTCACTTGATTGAGTCTTTCAGCAGGTTGGGCCTGGCTCCCATGTACGCCCATCGTAAGGCCCCTTGGCACGACCTAAGGTTGGGGTAAAGGCCTCAGATCTCCCCTAAGAGAACAATCCAATGCTAATCAGATTCTGTTGAGTTCACTTCAAAGATACTGTAACTTTCTCGTATTAACTTGCAGAACAAAACTGAGTTGTAAGAAAAGCACTGGCAAAAACATTAGCTACTTTTCTGAAGGATATTGACACTAACATAAGCTCTTGAGCTGCACAACTTCCAGAGCAAGAGGGGAAATTTGCTATATAATAAGCTGGTAATTAAAGCCAGCTCATGCAATGTGAAACCACCAACAGAGCCTGCTCTTGGAGATTATCCCATGAGGTTGTAACGGAAAAGCTCAGCTCTGATGAGATCTGCCATCTAGTCATGGCTAAGAATACCAGTGGAAGTTTGAATGCCTTTCTGCATGTAACTGCATCTGTTCTTGTTTAAGCATCAGGAGTCAGTTTTACAGTTCGACTGAGTGTGTAGTGTGGCTTGGGGCCAGTAAATAGCCAGCCTTCATACTCAAAAAATACTGCAGTTCCTGAATGTGGCTATTGCTAGTTCTCTCACTTTCATAACTTTAATTTCTGTGTCCTAGTAGGAGAATGGTGAATAGTGAATATTCTGTGGGTGTAGTCAGAATAGCCAATGATCTGTGTGAGAGTGTGTTGCCTTGACAAGACCCTTCCTTTCATGAAAATCCGCAACTCACTGCTTTAAAAATGGGGTCTATGAAATTTGGTAATATTAAAAATGCTTCCATACAATCCAGCCATTTAACTTTTTTCAAGCTATAAAGAGGATTTCTGCTACAGATCAGCTTATAAAGCAGTTCAttagggtgggcaggaagtggagTTAACTCTGTGAATAAATTTGTAACTACCAATGTATAAACCTAGGTAGGAGCTAACATTTCTGCCCCAAATGTCTATCAATATAGCTAACGTTCATAGAATTGTCTGCATGGAAAATAGATTGTATCAAATTGTTCCTTCACACACTATTGGCTGAGAGACAAACCTTTGTTATGCTGTCACTAAAGCTATTTACATGCTGAAACATGTCTAAACCCCTTCCTTGCATGGTGGTGGGCTTTGTTCCTAAAGGGAGGGCATTAACTTAGGGTGTGTCTTCACTGGCACTGTTAAAGCAGCGCCGCTCTCCTAGCCCtctgaaaaaaccacccccacgCTGGTGCACTGCCTACATTGACActtcacagcgctgaaacttgcaggactcgggggtgttttttcacccccgAGCGAGAAAggtgcagcgctgtaaagtgccagggtagccaagcccttagtcatATAGTTCTGCTATATATTGGAAGCAAAATAACATCTCAGAATTAACTGACTCCACTCAAAACAGAGTCAGCCGTGTGAGAGTCATGGGAAAGGGTGAGGGTGGCCGTAGAgtgttttgtgggggggaggtaGTCCTGGGAAGCACATCAGTGTTGGCCTGTCCAAGAGGAGGGTGTTGCTTGTGTGGAGCTGAAAGGGTAATACAAACGCACAGTTTCATATGTGATCTGTTCAGCACTGGAAGTTAGCCCTCTGACATCACAAGTGCTGTATTAGTGGCCAGACTTCTTGTAGGATAAACATTACAATTCACAGAGCAGAACTATTTCCATTTTCTGACTTGCTTCTCTAAATTCGGGTAGCCATGGCACCTACATGCTTTTAAAAGCCTTTAAGTATAAGTCACTAAAAGGGTGTAATTCATAAACTGTGGGTTTAAAAACGGGGGAAGGGCGGGCAAAAAATGGTTGAGAACTTTAAAATAGGATGGTAACAGACCACACCTACCAGGGCTGATTGACCCTGATGATCTGCTGAAGAAAAAGCTCTCTCCGCCATGTTTGCAGCTGCTTCTATTGCTTCACACTCGCACAGACTTCTAGGCTTCCGAGTGATACACACAGATAATCCTGGAATCTTCTTACGAGATTTTTGTGAATCCGTTCACAGTGGTAGCATTAAAGAACCCTTATCACttcaggaataaaaaaaaaaaaatcaaatcagacAAGCTCTAGCAAGCCAGTATCTCTTCAAAGAGTTCTGCACAATGTACGGAAGCCCTTGCATCCAAAACTCTACTCCTCTTCCTTGTAaagacacttaaaaataaaaccgTGGTGTTCCACAGTTCTTTTCAGATGCGTTAGCCAGTGCTTGGGGTGCCACATCTCCATGATGAATGTCCAGCTCGTTCACAGGTGAGCTAACGGCAGGGAGCTGCTACTGCAGTTTGCTCGTGAATCATCCTAAAAGTCTGCTGCTACTGGACAGGTAAGGAAGTCTGAACAAATACTATTAATGCTGGTAGCCAACGTCTCTCACTCAAACACTAGAAGTGTTTaccttataggtttcagagtagcagccgtgttagtctgtatttgcaaaaagaaaaggaggacttgtggcaccttagagactaaccaatttatttgagcataagctttcgtgggctacagctcacttcatcggatgcattcagtggaaaatacagtggggagatttataagcGCTCACAAAATAGCAATGGGAGACTGCCTGGGATTATGCTGTTTATAAAGGCTTTATTATAATGGGATTAGGTTGACGTTGACCCTGCCATTAACCTGTCAAATGCAATGACGCTTTTGCTGTTTAATATGAAGAAAGTTAAGCTTTCCTTTTTGAGTCTGACTTGAATAAAATACTGGTGTCTCCACCTTCTCACTAAACcccacagcacagaagtaaaatGGGCCCGTGGGGAGAAGTACATCTCTAGGATTTTCTATAGTGCCGATCAGCATAGGTAAACTAGATTGCACAATAAGGTTGCAGCTCATTAAGTCTTCCCCCTTCTCTGGTTACAGGAAGCTTTGCTTGCAATATACATCTCAACTTTTATTTTTAGTGTGGTTATTGTGGAAAGCTCTAACTGCAGAGCAAGGTCCTCTGTCAGACTCTGGAGTAGTCTTGTATAATCTCCTTTTGGAAGCTCCTCCTTTCACTGCATGTCCTTGACTGAGGATGCTTCGTCTCTGGCTCCCTGTGCTGCTTCCATAGCTTCATGGATTACGCACACCCCTCTGAGAGACTGCAGCTGTGTGGGTAGGCTCTGGCTAGAGAGGAGGTGGCTGATGTCTGGCCCGATGGATGATTTTCAAGATCAGGAACCTACTTACTAAAAGATGAAATGCAGCATCTGCACAGCAACGTTGCCCCAAGACACAGCATGACGAGCGTCCTAGCCGACTGGAACAGCAAGAGCAATTCAGTTGGGCCACTTGTACCTTCCGGAGTCTctaggagtttgctggtgaggcaGCCACATGAGTGTGGCAAGGAGCTGACACCATCTAACCCCAGCAAAGCTCTCCCTTCTTGAGGTAAAATGGTATCCAGTGGCTTGCGGTTTGGGGTGCCCTCAGCAGAATGTCCAAGTGGCAGAGTCAATTGCAGGTTTTACACGCAGCTGGCAGGTTGTCTGAGGTTCACACTTCAAGCCCTGGTAAACTAGGTTGTGAAGTGATTCAGTGGGAGAAGGCTGGGAACAGTCAGGAAAGGTTAGTTTTGTtgttctcttgtgttttatgttgggtaaaagaaacagaaccaaggaaagcagcagaaaggGCTGGAGGAGCAAAGACGCATTTTCTGAGTTTGCCAAGAAGCAGCTAGCAGCGTTGTGTGCACAGCAAGGCCTGTCAGCTGCTGATCAGAAGTAATTGGGGCTAGTGGCCATGCTGCACTCCTGCCATGAGGCAGGATAGGGCACCTGCTCCAAACTGGTGGCCACTGGGGTTCCTTTTCTCCTACAAGGCGTGCAGGGGACCAAGCTGACAGTTCCCCGGATGATCCAGCAGAGGCAGTGGTGATGGCAAGAGGTCCagagctgtgggtgctggagTGGAAAAGGCAGCTAGGGGAGGAGAGGCAAATGGAGCTGGCAGCCCGGGGTGTCAGAGCGAGGAGGCAGAGCTGCACCAACAGAAGCTTGCTAAGCAGGACAAACGCAGGCAGCTCAGACAGAAGAGGAGAGGCAAGTCACGCCCTTGGGACCCCTGTGGATGACCTACAGGTGTGCCTGATAAGGGACTAGGAGGCAGTCAGATGTGGGTAGAGAGAATCCCACTGCTCTGGACCTGGCTAGGAACCTCAGCGAGGCTGGTGACAGCCTGAAACAGTTTATTCTTGGAGACAAAATGTTCCtgtatttaaaaatgtccttGAGCATGTCCTTGAGCAGCTCATATTCCTGTTTAATCTGAAGGTGAGGATTGCTGGTAAATGAGCAACAGGAGATGGAGAGCTGAGCAGAGGAATAACTGGGCCCCAAGCATAAGGTTTGATTAGCTGAACACCTTGTAAAGCTGGGAGATAATACTTGTACAGGGAGAGGAATTCTTTAAAACACCGAGTTTAGCACAGGAGGGATGTCTGTGCCTCTGTACTGTTCCAGTGTCATTGCAATTACACCAGAGCCTTCTGCACGCCACTTTTCAACTTTAAAATTAGCCCTCGTGGGCGGCGCAGGTAGCACTGCCTGTACCAAAGGTTGCCTGTcgctttccattataagaccctgttttttgTTGCTTATAACcttgccaaactttaatcattTAGCTGTCCTCTCCCTCAGGTTGATTTATTTGTTAGGTTTCAGCTAAAACGTTTccgctgtttctgagaatgagatcgGGGAAAATAAGCTTTtgtccatatttaaaaaaaaaaaattaaaaaatccaacCATTTAATTGAGAAGCATTTGCACGTCCATGTTTTGGAGCAGAGCATGGAAATTTGCCTTTTGTGATTCCtgtgaaaattcacccaaatctggccaagctttgagaaaaatttcagtttgcacatgcttgGTGGACACTTGTtaatttggcagctaaattcgctgaagattctgtctgcactgagcatgcacCTATGTGTTGATGGGGGGGGATGGTGCATGCACAGTCCCAGTGTGATTGAGCGTGCTCCAGCTCAGGGTTGCAGGAGCTGAGCCGgactttctctgcaatggcttctCCCAGCTGCTAGGGGCAGGTTGACGGGATATCCTCTGGGAATGagtcagggttgtgtagtgaaggaggctgttgtctgaaAGACCCCAGTCTCATTGGCTGCAGAAGGTAGAACATGAGGCAAGGGAAGACTGATCCCGTGGAGAACTGGTTTCTATCCCTGCTTTTGCCACCGAGTTGGTATGTGATGctgtcaagtcacttaaaccaaactttcaCTGATGGCTCTTAACTGTTGTcagggttctttccccactctgaactctagggttcagatgtggggacccacacgaaagaccccctaagcttatttctaccagcttaggttaaaacttcctcaaggcacaaattctttgcccttggattaggtaaaacgctgccaccaccaagtgatttaacaaacaatcaggaaCAGGACCACTttgagttcctatttccccaaaatatccccccaagcccttacaccccctttcctgggaaggcttgagaataaacaagatgagcacaaaccagccttggatttttaacacccaaaaaacccagtcagattcttaaaaaacagaactttattagaagaacaaaaaaagataagagaacaactctgtaagatcagaatagaaggtaatcttacaggcagtcagattcaaaccatagagaatccctctaggcaaaaccttaagttacaaaaagacacaaaaacaggactacacatttcctccagcacagcgaatttcacaagccaaaacaaagaacacctaacgcattttctagctagatacttactaactttacaggagttggagggcttgcatccttgatctgttcccggcacaggtatcacacagacagacaaacgcCTTTTCCCCCGCTccagatttcatagaatcatagaatatcagggttggaagggaccccagaaggtcatctagtccaaccccctgctcgaagcaggaccaattcccagttaaatcatcccagccagggctttgtcaagcctgaccttaaaaacctctaaggaaggagattctaccacctccctaggtaacgcattccagtgtttcaccaccctcttagtgaaaaagtttttcctaatatccaatctaaacctcccccactgcaacttgagaccattactcctcgttctgtcatctgctacaattgagaacagtctagagccatcctctttggaaccccctttcaggtagttgaaagcagctatccagtcccccctcattcttctcttctgcaggctaaacaatcccagctccctcagcctctcctcataagtcatgtgttccagacccctaatcacttttgttgcccttcgctggactctctccaatttatccacatccttcttgtactgtggggcccaaaactggacacagtactccagatgaggcctcaccaatgtcgaatagaggggaacgatcacgtccctcgatctgctcgctatgcccctacttatacatcccaaaatgccattggccttcttggcaacaagggcacactgctgactcatatccagcttctcgtccactgtcacccctaggtccttttccgcagaactgctgcctagccactcggtccctagtctgtagctgtgcattgggttcttccgtcctaagtgcaggaccctgcacttatccttattgaacctcatcagatttcttttggcccaatcctccaatttgtctaggtccttctgtatcctatccctcccctccagcgtatctaccac
This window contains:
- the PPP1R3B gene encoding protein phosphatase 1 regulatory subunit 3B isoform X1 — its product is MRRARILDYFAPTPAMAVDIAMQLYLCSPPLRRERFACKIAPKPNKPLRPCIQNSKAEFSEPGEAATSLQGNRVKKRVSFADSRGLALTMVKVFSEFDDPLDIPFNITELIDNIVGLTTVERDNFVLDFVQPSADYLDFRNRLQTDFVCLENCMLKDKAIVGTVKVKNLAFEKTVRIRMTFDTWKSFTDYPCQYVKDTYAGSDKDTFSFDICLPERIQSHERIEFAVYYECDGKVYWDSNRGLNYRIIQSELKSAREVSQPQAGPDFGIAFDQFGSPRCSYGLFPEWPSYSGYEKLGPYY
- the PPP1R3B gene encoding protein phosphatase 1 regulatory subunit 3B isoform X2, producing MAVDIAMQLYLCSPPLRRERFACKIAPKPNKPLRPCIQNSKAEFSEPGEAATSLQGNRVKKRVSFADSRGLALTMVKVFSEFDDPLDIPFNITELIDNIVGLTTVERDNFVLDFVQPSADYLDFRNRLQTDFVCLENCMLKDKAIVGTVKVKNLAFEKTVRIRMTFDTWKSFTDYPCQYVKDTYAGSDKDTFSFDICLPERIQSHERIEFAVYYECDGKVYWDSNRGLNYRIIQSELKSAREVSQPQAGPDFGIAFDQFGSPRCSYGLFPEWPSYSGYEKLGPYY